A genomic window from Streptomyces brevispora includes:
- a CDS encoding DUF2231 domain-containing protein, with protein sequence MGLDLINGIPAHVLFVHVVVILVPLTALALILCAALPTVMRRFGLALPALALVSLISVPLTTNAGEWLERHVDRNPLVRKHAELGDELLPWVIGLFLVSAAVWWFYRRDARSTPKAGASTSTVGTPMRIAATVLALAVGVGAGVQVYRIGDSGAKATWHDAYSATAHPKRG encoded by the coding sequence GTGGGTCTCGACCTGATCAACGGCATTCCCGCGCACGTCCTGTTCGTGCACGTCGTCGTGATCCTGGTACCCCTCACCGCCCTCGCCCTGATCCTGTGCGCCGCCCTCCCCACCGTCATGCGCCGTTTCGGGCTCGCACTGCCAGCCCTCGCCCTGGTGTCCCTGATCAGCGTGCCGCTGACGACCAACGCCGGCGAGTGGCTAGAACGGCACGTGGACCGCAATCCTCTGGTGCGTAAACACGCCGAACTCGGGGACGAACTGCTCCCCTGGGTCATTGGGCTCTTCCTCGTGTCGGCGGCGGTGTGGTGGTTCTACCGCCGCGACGCCCGCAGCACCCCCAAGGCGGGAGCATCCACCAGCACAGTAGGCACGCCGATGCGCATCGCCGCTACGGTGCTGGCCCTCGCCGTCGGAGTCGGTGCGGGCGTACAGGTCTACCGAATCGGCGACTCCGGTGCCAAGGCAACCTGGCACGATGCCTACTCCGCCACCGCCCACCCCAAGCGCGGCTGA
- a CDS encoding response regulator transcription factor, with product MEEPSATSLLHRPDGQPVRVLVVDDEPDVTDVLSGVMTAEGWQVRTAADGATALATARAFRPDAVVLDWMLPDLDGMQVLRALRRESPGVCVLFLTARDAVEDRIAGITAGGDDYVTKPYSLEEVLARLRGLLRRAGMTAEPGTNWLTVGDLAMDEEAREVKRGGTTVELSRTEFELLRFLMRNPRRVLSKDQILDRVWAYDFGGRAHIVELYISYLRKKIDAGRTPMIHTVRGVGYILKPETS from the coding sequence ATGGAAGAGCCTTCTGCGACATCACTTCTGCACCGCCCCGACGGACAGCCCGTACGGGTCCTGGTCGTCGACGACGAACCCGACGTCACCGACGTCCTGTCCGGAGTCATGACCGCAGAGGGCTGGCAGGTGCGCACCGCCGCCGACGGCGCGACCGCACTCGCGACAGCCCGCGCGTTCCGGCCCGACGCGGTGGTCCTGGACTGGATGCTCCCCGACCTGGACGGCATGCAGGTCCTGCGCGCCCTGCGCCGCGAGTCTCCCGGCGTGTGCGTACTGTTCCTCACCGCCCGCGACGCGGTCGAAGACCGCATCGCGGGAATCACCGCGGGCGGCGACGACTACGTCACCAAGCCCTACAGCCTCGAAGAGGTCCTGGCCCGGCTGCGCGGACTCCTGCGACGGGCCGGCATGACCGCCGAGCCGGGCACGAACTGGCTCACCGTCGGAGACCTCGCCATGGACGAGGAAGCCAGAGAGGTCAAACGCGGCGGCACCACAGTGGAGCTGTCCCGTACCGAGTTCGAACTCCTGCGTTTCCTCATGCGCAACCCGCGCCGCGTGCTCTCCAAGGACCAGATCCTCGACCGGGTCTGGGCCTACGACTTCGGCGGGCGCGCCCACATCGTTGAGCTCTACATCAGCTATCTTCGCAAGAAGATCGACGCCGGACGCACCCCGATGATCCACACGGTCCGCGGTGTCGGCTACATCCTCAAGCCGGAAACCTCGTGA
- a CDS encoding acyl-CoA dehydrogenase family protein, with product MQRQIFTEEHDAFREAVRTFLAKEVLPHYEQWEKDGIVSREAWLAAGRQGLLGLAVPEEYGGGGNADFRYSAVLAEEFTRAGAPGLALGLHNDIIGPYLTGLGTDEQKRRWLPGFCSGEIITAIAMTEPGAGSDLQGIRTTAEDKGDHWLVNGSKTFISNGILADLVVVVVKTTPDGGAKGLSLIVVERGAEGFERGRNLDKIGQKSQDTAELFFNDVRVPKENLLGELDGAFIHLMTNLAQERMGIAVAGIAAAEYLLEITTEYVKEREAFGRPLSKLQHIRFEIAEMATECAVTRAFLDRCIVDHSEGTLDAVHASMAKWWATELQKRVADRCLQLHGGYGYMTEYRVAKAFTDGRIQTIYGGTTEIMKEIIGRSLLA from the coding sequence ATGCAGCGGCAGATCTTCACCGAAGAGCACGACGCGTTCCGCGAGGCCGTCCGCACCTTCCTCGCCAAGGAGGTCCTCCCGCACTACGAGCAGTGGGAGAAGGACGGCATCGTCTCGCGCGAGGCCTGGCTCGCGGCCGGCCGGCAGGGGCTGCTCGGCCTCGCCGTGCCCGAGGAGTACGGGGGCGGCGGCAACGCCGACTTCCGCTACAGCGCCGTCCTCGCCGAGGAGTTCACCCGGGCGGGCGCCCCGGGGCTCGCGCTCGGCCTGCACAACGACATCATCGGCCCCTACCTCACCGGTCTCGGCACCGACGAGCAGAAGCGGCGCTGGCTGCCCGGCTTCTGCAGCGGCGAGATCATCACCGCCATCGCGATGACCGAACCCGGTGCCGGTTCCGACCTCCAGGGCATTCGCACCACGGCCGAGGACAAGGGCGACCACTGGCTGGTCAACGGCTCCAAGACGTTCATCTCGAACGGCATCCTCGCCGACCTGGTCGTCGTCGTGGTGAAGACCACCCCCGACGGCGGCGCGAAGGGGCTCTCGCTCATAGTCGTCGAGCGCGGTGCGGAGGGCTTCGAGCGGGGCCGCAACCTCGACAAGATCGGCCAGAAGTCCCAGGACACCGCCGAACTCTTCTTCAACGACGTCCGCGTGCCCAAGGAGAACCTCCTCGGCGAACTGGACGGCGCCTTCATCCACCTGATGACCAACCTGGCTCAGGAGCGGATGGGCATCGCCGTCGCCGGGATCGCCGCCGCCGAGTACCTGCTGGAGATCACCACCGAGTACGTCAAGGAGCGCGAGGCCTTCGGGCGGCCGCTCTCCAAGCTCCAGCACATCCGGTTCGAGATCGCCGAGATGGCCACCGAGTGCGCCGTCACGCGTGCCTTCCTCGACCGGTGCATCGTCGACCACTCGGAGGGGACGCTCGACGCCGTGCACGCCTCGATGGCCAAGTGGTGGGCCACCGAACTGCAAAAGCGCGTCGCCGACCGCTGCCTCCAACTCCACGGCGGATACGGCTATATGACGGAGTACCGGGTGGCCAAGGCGTTCACCGACGGCCGCATACAGACCATCTACGGCGGAACGACCGAGATCATGAAGGAGATCATCGGCCGCTCCCTGCTCGCCTGA
- a CDS encoding CaiB/BaiF CoA transferase family protein has translation MATTGNGGHGPRGPLAGVRVVELAGIGPGPFAAMLLADLGADVVRVDRPGGAGLGIDPARDLTNRNKRSVLVDLKAEHGPATVLDLATRADILIEGYRPGVAERLGVGPEACLARNPLLVYGRMTGWGQDGPLADRAGHDIAYIALTGTLSMIGKPDEPPTVPANLLGDYAGGSLYLVVGVLAALQHARTPGGSGQVVDAAIVDGTAHLAMMIHGMLAAGGWQDRRGSNLLDGGCPFYGSYETADGQYMAVGPLEQRFYAEFTELLGIGETAPDRGDISRWDELRAVVAARFRTRTRAEWTEVFTGSDACVAPVLSLREAPHHPHLAARATFVEHGGLTQPAPAPRFSATPASVHSGPAQPGADTAAVAADWDVPGLRTTRKDTD, from the coding sequence ATGGCAACGACAGGGAACGGCGGGCACGGCCCGCGAGGCCCGCTCGCCGGGGTGCGGGTGGTGGAACTGGCGGGCATCGGCCCCGGCCCGTTCGCCGCGATGCTCCTGGCCGATCTGGGCGCCGACGTGGTGCGGGTCGACCGGCCCGGCGGCGCCGGGCTCGGCATCGACCCGGCCCGCGACCTCACCAACCGCAACAAGCGCTCTGTCCTCGTCGACCTCAAGGCCGAGCACGGCCCGGCCACGGTCCTGGACCTCGCCACGCGCGCCGACATCCTGATCGAGGGGTACCGCCCGGGCGTCGCCGAGCGCCTGGGGGTCGGCCCCGAGGCCTGTCTGGCCCGTAACCCACTCCTCGTCTACGGGCGGATGACCGGCTGGGGCCAGGACGGGCCGCTCGCCGATCGGGCCGGGCACGACATCGCCTACATCGCCCTCACCGGCACCCTCTCCATGATCGGGAAGCCGGACGAGCCGCCCACCGTCCCGGCCAACCTGCTCGGCGACTACGCGGGCGGCTCGCTCTACCTCGTCGTCGGCGTCCTCGCCGCCCTCCAGCACGCTCGCACCCCCGGCGGCTCCGGCCAGGTCGTGGACGCGGCGATCGTCGACGGCACCGCCCATCTCGCCATGATGATCCACGGGATGCTGGCGGCCGGCGGCTGGCAGGACCGGCGCGGCTCCAACCTGCTGGACGGCGGCTGCCCGTTCTACGGCTCGTACGAGACCGCCGACGGCCAGTACATGGCGGTCGGCCCGCTGGAGCAGCGGTTCTACGCCGAGTTCACCGAGCTCCTCGGCATCGGGGAAACGGCCCCCGACCGGGGCGACATCTCCCGCTGGGACGAACTGCGCGCGGTCGTCGCCGCCCGGTTCCGCACCCGGACCCGTGCCGAGTGGACCGAGGTGTTCACCGGATCGGACGCCTGCGTGGCGCCCGTCCTCTCGCTCCGCGAGGCCCCGCACCACCCGCACCTCGCCGCCCGCGCCACTTTCGTCGAACACGGCGGACTCACCCAGCCCGCGCCCGCGCCCCGGTTCTCGGCCACGCCCGCCTCGGTGCACAGCGGCCCGGCGCAGCCGGGCGCGGACACCGCTGCCGTCGCCGCCGACTGGGACGTACCGGGCCTGCGGACCACCCGGAAGGACACCGACTGA
- a CDS encoding ferredoxin reductase family protein, which produces MTTTFTTTTYASRGMRHRRPRRSVVPFLAPLLIWAGAAGVLALWWSDTTSVVGPAAWLTGAGRITGLLAGYACAVLLALMARVPLLDHTVGTDRLARWHAWGGRCTVSLALAHTLLIIWGYSLTSHTGLVSQTGTLVFHYPDLLKGTVGFLLFLATGILSARAARRRMSYETWHYLHFATYLAVFLTFGHQLSNGADFVGNRTAQVAWYTLFITVAALVAWYRFAVPVRRGLRHRLRVAAIHPEAPGVVSVHLTGAHLEELGGAPGQFLRWRFLARGLWWTANPYSLSAPAHTGHLRITVKTAGGHSAALARLRPGTRVWAEGPYGSFTANRRTAPRVLLLAGGVGITPLRALFESLPGEVTLVYRARRAVDLALRGELDAIAARRRSTVHYVLDEPGAYSSPLTAQGLSSLVPDLAAHDVFLCGPPGMAQAAITALREAGVPARRIHHESFAF; this is translated from the coding sequence GTGACCACCACGTTCACGACCACCACGTACGCGAGCCGCGGGATGCGCCACCGGCGCCCCCGCCGCAGCGTCGTCCCGTTCCTGGCGCCACTGCTGATCTGGGCGGGCGCCGCAGGGGTGCTGGCCCTGTGGTGGTCCGACACCACCTCGGTGGTCGGCCCGGCCGCCTGGCTGACCGGCGCGGGGCGCATCACCGGTCTGCTCGCCGGTTACGCCTGCGCGGTGCTGCTGGCGCTGATGGCCCGTGTGCCGCTCCTTGACCACACCGTCGGCACCGACCGGCTGGCACGCTGGCACGCCTGGGGCGGCCGCTGCACCGTTTCCCTGGCGCTCGCCCACACTCTGCTGATCATCTGGGGCTACTCACTGACCTCGCACACGGGCCTGGTGAGCCAGACGGGCACGCTCGTGTTCCACTACCCCGATCTCCTCAAAGGCACGGTCGGGTTCCTGCTGTTCCTGGCCACCGGAATCCTCTCGGCCCGGGCGGCCCGGCGCAGGATGAGCTACGAGACCTGGCACTACCTGCACTTCGCCACCTACCTGGCGGTCTTCCTCACGTTCGGCCACCAGCTGTCCAATGGGGCGGACTTCGTTGGCAACCGCACCGCGCAGGTGGCCTGGTACACCCTGTTCATCACTGTCGCGGCGCTGGTCGCCTGGTACCGGTTCGCCGTCCCAGTACGGCGCGGACTGCGCCACCGCCTGCGCGTGGCCGCGATCCACCCCGAGGCGCCGGGCGTGGTCTCCGTCCACCTCACCGGCGCGCACCTGGAGGAACTGGGCGGTGCGCCGGGGCAGTTCCTGCGCTGGCGCTTCCTGGCCCGCGGACTGTGGTGGACCGCGAACCCCTACTCCCTCTCCGCCCCCGCGCACACCGGCCACCTGCGCATCACCGTGAAGACCGCCGGCGGCCACAGCGCCGCACTCGCGCGTCTGCGTCCCGGTACCCGGGTCTGGGCCGAGGGCCCCTACGGCTCCTTCACCGCCAACCGCCGCACCGCCCCGCGGGTCCTGCTCCTGGCCGGCGGCGTCGGCATCACTCCCCTGCGCGCCCTGTTCGAGAGCCTGCCGGGCGAGGTGACTCTCGTCTACCGCGCCCGCCGAGCCGTCGACCTGGCCCTGCGCGGTGAACTCGACGCGATAGCCGCCCGCCGCAGGTCCACCGTGCACTACGTCCTCGACGAACCCGGCGCCTACTCCTCCCCGCTCACCGCACAGGGACTGAGCAGCCTGGTGCCGGACCTGGCCGCGCACGACGTCTTCCTCTGCGGTCCGCCAGGCATGGCACAGGCCGCGATCACCGCCCTGCGCGAAGCCGGCGTCCCGGCACGGCGCATCCACCACGAGTCGTTCGCGTTCTGA
- a CDS encoding acetyl-CoA C-acetyltransferase, producing the protein MSTEAFVYDAIRTPRGRGKANGALHGTKPIDLVVGLIHELRGRFPGLDPAAIDDIVLGVVSPLGDQGSDIARIAAIAAGLPDTVAGVQENRFCASGLEAVNLAAAKVRSGWEDLILAGGVESMSRVPMGSDGGAWAMDPMTNYETGFAPQGIGADLIATIEGFSRRDVDEFAALSQERAAEAWKDNRFARSVVPVKDRNGLVVLDHDEHMRPGTTADSLAALKPSFAAVGEMGGFDAVALQKYHWVEKIDHVHHAGNSSGIVDGAALVAIGSKEIGERYGLTPRARIVSAAVSGSEPTIMLTGPAPATRKALAKAGLTIDDIDLVEINEAFAGVVLRFARDMGLSLDKINVNGGAIALGHPLGATGAMILGTLIDELERQDKRYGLATLCVGGGMGVATVIERL; encoded by the coding sequence TTGAGCACCGAAGCGTTCGTCTACGACGCGATCCGCACCCCGCGCGGCCGCGGCAAGGCCAATGGGGCCCTGCACGGCACCAAACCGATCGACCTCGTCGTCGGCCTGATCCACGAGCTCCGCGGCCGCTTCCCGGGCCTGGACCCCGCGGCCATCGACGACATCGTCCTCGGCGTGGTCAGCCCGCTCGGTGACCAGGGCTCCGACATCGCCCGCATCGCCGCCATCGCGGCCGGCCTCCCGGACACGGTCGCGGGCGTCCAGGAGAACCGCTTCTGTGCCTCGGGCCTGGAAGCCGTCAACCTGGCTGCCGCCAAGGTCCGTTCGGGCTGGGAGGACCTCATCCTCGCGGGCGGCGTCGAGTCGATGTCCCGGGTGCCGATGGGCTCGGACGGCGGCGCCTGGGCGATGGACCCGATGACCAACTACGAGACGGGCTTCGCCCCGCAGGGCATCGGCGCCGACCTCATCGCGACGATCGAGGGCTTCTCGCGCCGCGACGTCGACGAGTTCGCCGCGCTGTCGCAGGAGCGGGCCGCCGAGGCGTGGAAGGACAACCGCTTCGCGCGCTCCGTCGTCCCCGTCAAGGACCGCAACGGCCTCGTCGTCCTCGACCACGACGAGCACATGCGGCCCGGCACCACGGCCGACTCCCTGGCCGCGCTCAAGCCGTCGTTCGCGGCGGTCGGCGAGATGGGCGGCTTCGACGCGGTGGCACTGCAGAAGTACCACTGGGTGGAGAAGATCGACCACGTCCACCACGCCGGCAACTCCTCCGGCATCGTCGACGGAGCGGCCCTGGTCGCGATCGGCTCGAAGGAGATCGGGGAACGGTACGGTCTCACGCCGCGCGCCCGGATCGTCTCCGCCGCCGTCTCCGGCTCCGAGCCCACCATCATGCTCACCGGCCCTGCACCCGCCACCCGCAAGGCGCTCGCCAAGGCCGGGCTGACCATCGACGACATCGACCTCGTCGAGATCAACGAGGCCTTCGCCGGCGTCGTCCTGCGCTTCGCCAGGGACATGGGGCTCTCCCTCGACAAGATCAATGTCAACGGCGGCGCCATCGCGCTCGGCCACCCGCTCGGCGCCACCGGCGCGATGATCCTCGGCACGCTCATCGACGAGCTGGAGCGACAGGACAAGCGCTACGGCCTCGCCACCCTCTGCGTCGGCGGCGGCATGGGCGTCGCCACCGTCATCGAGCGTCTCTGA
- a CDS encoding 3-hydroxyacyl-CoA dehydrogenase NAD-binding domain-containing protein, whose product MTESMTIRWEQDKTGVVTLVLDDPNQSANTMNQAFMDSIAAVADRAEAEKDSIRGIIYTSAKKTFFAGGDLKDMIKAGPENAQAAFDTGTAIKRSLRRIETLGKPVVAAINGAALGGGYEIALASHHRVALDAPGSRIGLPEVTLGLLPAGGGVTRTVRLMGIADALLKVLLQGTQYTPRRALENGLVHEVAATREEMLDRARAFIDANPESQQPWDVKGYRIPGGTPSNPKFAANLPAFPANLKKQLAGAPMPAPRNILAAAVEGSQVDFETALTIEARYFTELVTGQVSKNMIQAFFFDLQAVNSGASRPKGIEERRVRKVAVLGAGMMGAGIAYSCARAGIEVVLKDISAEAAAKGKAYSAKLLDKALSRGRTTEAKRDELLARITPTGDPADLAGCDAVIEAVFEDSALKHKVFQEIQDIVEPDALLCSNTSTLPITALAAGVSRPADFIGLHFFSPVDKMPLVEIIKGEKTGDEALARAFDLVRRIKKTPIVVNDSRGFFTSRVIGQFINEGVAMVGEGIEPASVEQAAAQAGYPAKVLSLMDELTLTLPRKIRDETRRAVEEAGGNWAGHPADSVIDRMVDEFGRPGRRGGAGFYEYDENGRRTRLWPGLREHFGDSGGRPPGGHSTRPDVSFTDMQERMLFSEALDSVRCLEENVLITVADANIGSIMGIGFPPWTGGVLQYINGYEGGLPGFVARARELAERYGDRFLPPALLVSKAEQGETFHD is encoded by the coding sequence ATGACCGAGAGCATGACCATCCGCTGGGAACAGGACAAGACCGGCGTCGTCACCCTCGTACTCGACGACCCCAACCAGTCCGCCAACACGATGAACCAGGCCTTCATGGACTCGATCGCGGCCGTCGCCGACCGCGCCGAGGCCGAGAAGGACTCCATCCGCGGCATCATCTACACCTCCGCCAAGAAGACCTTCTTCGCCGGCGGAGACCTCAAGGACATGATCAAGGCCGGCCCCGAGAACGCGCAGGCCGCCTTCGACACCGGCACCGCGATCAAGCGCTCGCTGCGCCGCATCGAGACCCTCGGCAAGCCCGTCGTCGCCGCCATCAACGGGGCCGCCCTCGGCGGGGGTTACGAGATCGCCCTCGCCTCCCACCACCGCGTCGCCCTCGACGCGCCCGGCTCCCGGATCGGCCTGCCCGAGGTCACCCTCGGCCTGCTGCCCGCGGGCGGTGGCGTCACCCGCACCGTACGGCTCATGGGCATCGCCGACGCGCTGCTGAAGGTGCTGCTCCAGGGCACCCAGTACACCCCGCGGCGCGCCCTGGAGAACGGTCTGGTCCACGAGGTCGCCGCCACCCGCGAGGAGATGCTCGACCGGGCCCGCGCCTTCATCGACGCCAACCCCGAGTCGCAGCAGCCCTGGGACGTCAAGGGCTACCGGATCCCCGGCGGAACCCCGTCGAACCCCAAGTTCGCCGCCAACCTGCCGGCCTTCCCGGCCAACCTGAAGAAGCAGCTCGCCGGTGCACCCATGCCCGCGCCGCGCAACATCCTGGCCGCCGCCGTCGAGGGCTCGCAGGTCGACTTCGAGACCGCGCTCACCATCGAGGCCCGCTACTTCACCGAGCTGGTCACCGGCCAGGTCTCGAAGAACATGATCCAGGCGTTCTTCTTCGACCTCCAGGCCGTCAACTCCGGCGCCAGCCGCCCCAAGGGCATCGAGGAGCGCCGCGTACGCAAGGTAGCCGTCCTCGGCGCCGGGATGATGGGCGCGGGCATCGCCTACTCCTGCGCCCGCGCCGGTATCGAGGTCGTCCTCAAGGACATCTCCGCGGAGGCCGCCGCCAAGGGCAAGGCCTACAGCGCGAAGCTGCTCGACAAGGCGCTCTCCCGGGGCCGTACGACCGAGGCGAAGCGCGACGAGCTGCTCGCCCGCATCACCCCGACCGGCGACCCTGCGGACCTCGCCGGCTGCGACGCCGTCATCGAGGCCGTCTTCGAGGACTCCGCGCTCAAGCACAAGGTGTTCCAGGAGATCCAGGACATCGTCGAGCCCGACGCGCTGCTCTGCTCCAACACCTCCACCCTGCCCATCACGGCCCTGGCCGCAGGGGTCTCGCGCCCCGCCGACTTCATCGGGCTGCACTTCTTCTCGCCCGTCGACAAGATGCCGCTCGTCGAGATCATCAAGGGCGAGAAGACCGGTGACGAGGCCCTGGCCCGCGCCTTCGACCTGGTCCGCCGGATCAAGAAGACGCCGATCGTCGTCAACGACTCGCGCGGCTTCTTCACCTCGCGCGTCATCGGCCAGTTCATCAACGAGGGCGTCGCGATGGTCGGCGAGGGCATCGAGCCCGCCTCTGTCGAGCAGGCTGCCGCCCAGGCCGGATACCCGGCCAAGGTGCTCTCCCTGATGGACGAACTGACACTCACCCTGCCCCGTAAGATCCGCGACGAGACCAGGCGGGCCGTCGAGGAGGCGGGCGGCAACTGGGCCGGCCACCCGGCGGACTCGGTCATCGACCGGATGGTCGACGAGTTCGGACGCCCCGGACGCAGAGGCGGCGCGGGCTTCTACGAGTACGACGAGAACGGCAGGCGCACCCGCCTGTGGCCCGGTCTGCGCGAGCATTTCGGGGACTCCGGGGGTCGTCCCCCGGGCGGTCACAGCACGAGGCCGGACGTCTCGTTCACCGACATGCAGGAGCGGATGCTCTTCTCCGAGGCCCTGGACAGTGTCCGGTGCCTGGAGGAGAACGTGCTGATCACCGTCGCCGACGCCAACATCGGCTCCATCATGGGCATCGGCTTCCCGCCGTGGACCGGCGGCGTGCTCCAGTACATCAACGGCTACGAGGGCGGCCTGCCCGGCTTCGTGGCCCGTGCCCGGGAACTCGCCGAGCGGTACGGCGACCGCTTCCTGCCGCCCGCGCTCCTCGTGTCGAAGGCGGAACAGGGCGAGACCTTCCACGACTGA
- a CDS encoding FAD:protein FMN transferase, producing the protein MPDTARGLRHVEHVMGTVFSFDIRDEPTTAIHQALAEALRHLHRVDAIFSTYRPDSHISRLDRGEIRLQDCPPEVHEVLSLCARAAHDSDGWFSNVPAGSLDPSGLVKGWATEAVSQLLYEAGAHHTCVNGGGDLQLRGQAAPGTPWRIGITHPLRPGELATAITAPHDLAIATSGTAERGSHILNPHLGTPATTFASLTLIGARLTMTDTYATAAFARGSGARNWIEALDGYEALAVLPDGKEWRTSGFSRYGA; encoded by the coding sequence ATGCCTGACACCGCACGCGGGCTGCGCCACGTCGAGCACGTCATGGGCACCGTCTTCTCCTTCGACATCCGCGACGAGCCCACCACCGCCATCCACCAAGCCCTCGCCGAAGCGCTGCGCCACCTCCACCGGGTCGATGCCATCTTCTCCACCTACCGCCCCGACAGCCACATCAGCCGCCTCGACCGGGGAGAGATCCGCCTCCAGGACTGCCCACCCGAAGTCCACGAAGTCCTCTCGCTCTGCGCCCGGGCCGCCCACGACAGCGACGGCTGGTTCAGCAACGTCCCCGCAGGCAGCCTCGACCCCTCCGGCCTCGTCAAGGGCTGGGCCACCGAAGCCGTATCCCAACTCCTCTACGAGGCCGGCGCCCACCACACCTGCGTCAACGGCGGCGGCGACCTCCAACTCCGCGGCCAGGCAGCCCCAGGAACCCCATGGCGCATCGGCATCACCCACCCCCTGCGACCCGGCGAGCTGGCCACCGCCATCACCGCCCCGCACGACCTGGCCATCGCCACCTCCGGCACCGCCGAACGCGGCAGCCACATCCTCAACCCCCACCTCGGCACGCCCGCCACCACGTTCGCCTCCCTCACCCTCATCGGCGCCCGCCTCACGATGACCGACACCTACGCCACCGCAGCGTTCGCCAGAGGCAGCGGCGCTCGGAACTGGATTGAGGCACTGGACGGCTACGAAGCCTTGGCCGTCCTGCCCGACGGCAAGGAATGGCGCACCTCAGGATTCAGCCGCTATGGGGCATGA
- a CDS encoding FMN-binding protein, with the protein MRRAVLATTGISALIVALLALKPHQLPALAGVTPRSPTTSQTPASASPGASPGTGTFTGDPIDTQYGTVQVAATLDNGKITAIKVLQAPDQNGRDQEIASYSLPRLTQEALGAQSAHIDAVSGASYTSQGYIQSLQSALDQAHA; encoded by the coding sequence ATGCGCCGTGCCGTCCTCGCCACCACCGGGATCAGCGCCCTGATCGTCGCGCTGCTCGCCCTCAAACCCCACCAACTCCCCGCACTGGCCGGAGTCACGCCCCGCTCCCCGACGACCTCGCAGACCCCCGCGAGCGCCTCGCCGGGCGCATCCCCCGGGACAGGCACGTTCACCGGGGACCCCATCGACACCCAGTACGGAACCGTGCAGGTCGCCGCCACCCTCGACAACGGAAAAATCACCGCGATCAAGGTCCTCCAGGCCCCGGACCAGAACGGCCGCGACCAGGAAATCGCCTCCTACTCCCTGCCCCGCCTCACCCAGGAGGCACTCGGCGCGCAGAGCGCGCACATCGACGCCGTCTCCGGCGCCAGCTACACCAGCCAGGGCTACATCCAGTCCCTCCAGAGCGCACTGGACCAAGCCCATGCCTGA
- a CDS encoding MerR family transcriptional regulator, which translates to MATGTEEPTLTVDELAARAGVTVRTVRFYSTRGLLPPPVIGPRRVGHYGNGHLSRLALIEELQHQGMTLAAIERYLEQLPPDLSAQDLAIHRALVAAWAPDSAQDATRAELERRAGRTLAEEDIDRLAAMGVLERADPGDGVYRVDPGLLRLGVELLDVPIAHETILAARTVLLEHTRSAAQELTRLFRDEVWNPYREREADPEHVRAMKSLSAHMQPMVLQALVTAFQRSLKEELRAAFTAE; encoded by the coding sequence ATGGCGACCGGAACCGAGGAGCCGACGCTCACCGTCGACGAGTTGGCGGCGCGCGCCGGGGTGACCGTGCGCACGGTGCGCTTCTACAGCACCCGGGGGCTGCTGCCGCCGCCGGTGATCGGGCCGCGCCGGGTGGGGCACTACGGGAACGGCCATCTCTCCCGGCTCGCACTGATCGAGGAACTTCAGCACCAGGGCATGACGCTCGCCGCGATCGAACGCTATCTGGAGCAGCTGCCGCCCGATCTGAGCGCGCAGGATCTGGCGATCCACCGGGCGCTGGTGGCTGCCTGGGCACCGGACTCGGCGCAGGACGCGACCCGGGCGGAGCTGGAACGCCGCGCGGGGCGGACGCTGGCGGAGGAGGACATCGACCGGCTGGCCGCGATGGGTGTGCTGGAACGGGCCGATCCGGGCGACGGCGTCTACCGGGTGGATCCGGGGCTGCTGCGGCTCGGTGTGGAGCTGCTCGACGTGCCGATCGCGCACGAGACGATTCTGGCCGCCCGGACGGTCCTGCTCGAGCACACCCGCTCGGCCGCCCAAGAGCTGACCCGGCTGTTCCGGGACGAGGTGTGGAACCCGTACCGGGAGCGGGAGGCGGATCCGGAGCACGTCAGGGCGATGAAGTCACTGTCGGCGCATATGCAGCCGATGGTGCTCCAGGCACTGGTGACCGCCTTCCAGCGGTCGCTGAAGGAGGAGCTGCGGGCCGCGTTCACCGCTGAGTGA